The Actinocatenispora sera genome has a window encoding:
- a CDS encoding helix-turn-helix domain-containing protein, translated as MGTLRIHFTMEDLARTRLARGADPMWEIVLSRFRLREGSVLPFRPWFRQVQTRRAGWQEHRRQLSLLSALLPTGVYFPDFLTPAAGLHGLDAGLDALRSTPRRRLSGELAQMSRTAPVPVAIRGLADGDAELLGAVATAFRRWDAELIAPYRPVLDRAVAADLAVRAHALATGGLEALLAGLSPLARWRPPVLEVDYPETRDLVLDGRGLTLVPSFFCFRKMISLADASLSPTLLYPIDRGLLWAETVRRSSGSLATLLGATRAELLRVAEAGVTTSQLAIRLGIAPSSVSRHAATLAAAGLLDRIRHGAAVWHLRTPLGQALLDGAADRDPVSATRAE; from the coding sequence ATGGGAACGCTGCGCATCCACTTCACGATGGAGGATCTGGCGCGCACGCGGCTGGCCAGGGGCGCCGACCCGATGTGGGAGATCGTGCTGAGCCGGTTCCGGCTCCGGGAAGGCAGCGTGCTGCCGTTCCGGCCGTGGTTCCGGCAGGTGCAGACCCGGCGGGCAGGGTGGCAGGAGCACCGGCGGCAGTTGTCGCTGCTGTCCGCACTGCTGCCGACGGGCGTCTACTTTCCCGACTTCCTCACCCCGGCCGCCGGGCTCCACGGGCTCGACGCGGGGCTGGATGCGTTGCGGTCGACGCCGCGCCGGCGACTGTCCGGCGAGCTCGCGCAGATGTCGCGGACCGCGCCGGTGCCGGTGGCGATCCGGGGCCTGGCCGACGGCGACGCCGAGCTGCTCGGCGCGGTCGCCACGGCGTTCCGTCGCTGGGACGCCGAGCTGATCGCGCCGTACCGCCCGGTGCTCGACCGGGCCGTTGCCGCCGACCTTGCGGTACGGGCGCACGCCCTGGCCACCGGCGGTCTGGAGGCGCTGCTCGCCGGGTTGTCGCCGTTGGCGCGGTGGCGGCCGCCGGTGCTGGAGGTCGACTACCCGGAGACGCGCGATCTGGTGCTGGACGGTCGTGGCCTGACGCTGGTGCCGTCGTTCTTCTGCTTCCGCAAGATGATCTCGCTTGCCGACGCGTCGCTGTCGCCGACGCTGCTCTACCCGATCGACCGCGGCCTGCTGTGGGCGGAGACCGTCCGCCGCTCGTCCGGGTCGCTCGCGACGTTGCTGGGCGCGACCCGGGCCGAGCTGTTGCGGGTCGCCGAGGCCGGCGTGACGACGAGCCAGCTCGCGATCCGGTTGGGCATCGCGCCGTCGTCGGTCAGCCGGCACGCCGCCACGCTCGCCGCGGCGGGTCTGCTGGACCGGATCCGGCACGGCGCCGCCGTCTGGCACCTGCGTACCCCGTTGGGACAGGCGTTGCTCGACGGCGCCGCGGACCGGGACCCGGTCAGCGCGACCAGGGCGGAGTGA
- a CDS encoding fumarylacetoacetate hydrolase family protein — protein sequence MQVVRFSNPQSGQPEVGVGDGDTVTTLPGVTIADLLARGADGFAAAVTDPSGPTHPADQLAYLPPVDGRTEVWAAGVTYQRSRQARVEESGQADVYELVYEADRPELFFKAPAWRVVGPDQPVRVRADSGNDVPEPELALVLDHAGALVGYTVGNDLTSRGIEGQNPLYLPQAKIWRGSCALGPGIVPVAALPDAGDLGIHLTIRRDGVEVFAGDANTKQLHRGLDELAGWLYTELDFPQGAVLLTGTCVVPELAFTLRSGDIVDITVDGVGTLSNPVG from the coding sequence ATGCAGGTCGTACGGTTCAGCAACCCGCAGTCCGGCCAGCCGGAGGTCGGCGTAGGGGACGGGGACACGGTCACCACGCTGCCCGGCGTGACGATCGCCGACCTGCTCGCCCGCGGCGCCGACGGCTTCGCCGCCGCGGTCACCGACCCGTCCGGCCCGACCCACCCGGCAGACCAGCTCGCCTACCTGCCGCCGGTCGACGGCCGTACCGAGGTGTGGGCCGCCGGCGTCACCTACCAGCGATCCCGCCAGGCCCGGGTCGAGGAGTCCGGCCAGGCCGACGTGTACGAGCTGGTGTACGAGGCGGACCGGCCCGAGCTGTTCTTCAAGGCGCCGGCCTGGCGGGTGGTCGGGCCGGACCAGCCGGTGCGGGTGCGCGCCGACTCCGGCAACGACGTACCCGAGCCGGAGCTGGCGCTGGTGCTGGACCACGCCGGCGCGCTCGTCGGGTACACCGTCGGCAACGACCTGACCTCGCGCGGCATCGAGGGGCAGAACCCGCTGTACCTGCCGCAGGCGAAGATCTGGCGCGGCTCGTGCGCGCTCGGCCCCGGCATCGTGCCCGTCGCCGCCCTGCCCGACGCCGGTGACCTCGGCATCCACCTGACCATCCGGCGCGACGGCGTCGAGGTGTTCGCCGGCGACGCCAACACCAAGCAGCTGCACCGTGGCCTGGACGAGCTCGCCGGCTGGCTGTACACCGAGCTGGACTTCCCGCAGGGCGCGGTGCTGCTCACCGGTACCTGCGTGGTGCCGGAACTGGCGTTCACGTTGCGGTCGGGCGACATCGTGGACATCACCGTGGACGGCGTCGGTACGCTCTCCAACCCGGTGGGCTGA
- a CDS encoding Cof-type HAD-IIB family hydrolase: MTPPALVASDLDGTLLRTDRTVGARTLAALRRLGERGVPFVMVTGRPIRWLAEVIAQTGTPSALTVCSNGAVIYDAAADRVVEHRPLAPELLADVVGRLQDSYPDIAFAAETHDGLRHERHYPVAEVSPRVRPGELAELIAAPAIKLLARLDGAPDAVAEQMAASLYGVAEVTRSSHDCLIEISAAGVTKATGLAWVARRYGVAPEDIVAFGDMPNDLPMFGFVGHSVAMSNAEPAVRAAADAVTASNDEDGLADYLDRLFAPAPID; the protein is encoded by the coding sequence ATGACTCCTCCCGCACTGGTCGCGAGCGACCTCGACGGCACCCTGCTGCGTACCGACCGGACCGTGGGGGCGCGCACCCTCGCCGCGCTGCGCCGGCTGGGCGAGCGCGGCGTGCCGTTCGTGATGGTGACCGGGCGGCCGATCCGCTGGCTGGCCGAGGTGATCGCGCAGACCGGCACCCCGTCCGCGCTGACCGTCTGCTCCAACGGCGCGGTGATCTACGACGCCGCCGCCGACCGGGTCGTCGAGCACCGGCCGCTCGCGCCGGAGCTGCTCGCCGACGTCGTCGGCCGGCTCCAGGACAGCTACCCGGACATCGCGTTCGCCGCGGAGACCCACGACGGGCTTCGGCACGAGCGGCACTACCCGGTCGCGGAGGTCTCCCCCCGGGTCCGGCCCGGCGAGCTCGCCGAGCTGATCGCGGCGCCGGCGATCAAGCTGCTGGCCCGGCTCGACGGCGCACCCGACGCGGTGGCCGAGCAGATGGCGGCGAGCCTGTACGGCGTCGCCGAGGTGACCCGCTCCTCGCACGACTGCCTGATCGAGATCTCCGCCGCCGGCGTCACCAAGGCCACCGGCCTCGCCTGGGTCGCCCGGCGGTACGGGGTGGCGCCGGAGGACATCGTCGCGTTCGGTGACATGCCCAACGACCTGCCGATGTTCGGTTTCGTCGGGCACAGCGTGGCGATGTCCAACGCGGAACCGGCGGTACGAGCGGCCGCCGACGCCGTCACCGCGAGCAACGACGAGGACGGCCTCGCCGACTACCTCGATCGGCTGTTCGCGCCCGCCCCGATCGACTGA
- a CDS encoding cupin domain-containing protein produces MPALSYADAPTVEAHGISARPMAVPSRGSTELAIWYLTVPPHSDPQQHSVDREEVFVVRSGVLSGHIDGAAVAAGPGDALLVPPGVEFAVGNSGDEPAVALVCTSAGVTATVQGAPVTPPWSR; encoded by the coding sequence GTGCCCGCACTCAGCTACGCCGACGCACCGACCGTCGAGGCACACGGCATCAGCGCCCGACCGATGGCGGTGCCCAGCCGTGGCAGCACCGAACTCGCCATCTGGTACCTGACGGTGCCGCCGCACTCCGACCCGCAGCAGCACAGCGTCGACCGGGAGGAGGTGTTCGTCGTTCGGTCCGGCGTGCTGAGCGGCCACATCGACGGCGCGGCGGTCGCCGCCGGCCCGGGCGACGCGCTGCTGGTACCGCCGGGGGTGGAGTTCGCCGTCGGCAACAGCGGCGACGAGCCGGCGGTGGCGCTGGTCTGCACGTCCGCCGGGGTCACCGCCACGGTGCAGGGCGCGCCGGTCACTCCGCCCTGGTCGCGCTGA
- a CDS encoding metallopeptidase family protein → MTMSRERFEELVADALDSVPEQLLKLLSNVVILVEDDSPDGQRLLGVYEGYALTERGADYGAVLPDRITIFRNPILSICDTEAQVAHEVTVTVVHEIAHHFGIDDARLHQLGWG, encoded by the coding sequence GTGACGATGTCGCGGGAGCGGTTCGAGGAGCTGGTCGCCGACGCGCTGGACAGCGTGCCGGAGCAGCTGCTGAAGCTGCTGAGCAACGTGGTGATCCTGGTCGAGGACGACTCGCCGGACGGCCAGCGGCTCCTCGGCGTCTACGAGGGGTACGCGTTGACCGAGCGCGGCGCCGACTACGGCGCGGTGCTGCCGGACCGCATCACCATCTTCCGCAACCCGATCCTGTCGATCTGCGACACCGAGGCCCAGGTGGCGCACGAGGTCACGGTCACCGTGGTGCACGAGATCGCGCACCACTTCGGCATCGACGACGCGCGCCTGCACCAGCTCGGCTGGGGCTGA
- the serS gene encoding serine--tRNA ligase, giving the protein MIDLRLLRDDPDVVRASQRARGESESSVDALLGADEQHRAALVRFEKLRAEQKGLGKQVARAQGDEKQQLLARTKELAAEVKAADGAVTEAAEALRAAHLAVPNIVVDGVPAGGEDDFVTLKEVGEKPDLPTVRDHLELGELLDAIDMERGAKVSGARFYFLRGVGALLQLALFQCALAQAVEYGLTPMITPSLVKPGTMEGTGFLGAHASEVYRLEADDLYLVGTSEVPLAAYHSNEIIDLAEPKRYAGWSSCYRREAGSYGKDTRGIIRVHQFDKIEMFSYCRPEQAADEHLRLLAWQEEMLGKIEVPYRVIDTAAGDLGSSAARKYDIEGWVPSQQRYRELTSTSNCTTFQARRLGVRYRGDDGKPQVAATLNGTLATTRWLVAILENHQQPDGSVRVPKALQSYLGRDVLTPVRP; this is encoded by the coding sequence GTGATTGACCTGCGACTGTTGCGTGACGATCCGGACGTGGTGCGAGCGAGCCAGCGGGCTCGGGGCGAGTCCGAGTCGTCCGTCGACGCCCTGCTCGGCGCCGACGAGCAGCACCGCGCCGCGCTGGTCCGGTTCGAGAAGCTCCGGGCCGAGCAGAAGGGCCTGGGCAAGCAGGTCGCGCGGGCGCAGGGTGACGAGAAGCAGCAGCTGCTGGCGCGCACGAAGGAGCTGGCGGCCGAGGTCAAGGCGGCCGACGGCGCGGTCACCGAGGCCGCCGAGGCGCTGCGCGCCGCGCACCTCGCGGTGCCCAACATCGTCGTCGACGGTGTGCCCGCCGGCGGTGAGGACGACTTCGTCACGCTCAAGGAGGTGGGCGAGAAGCCCGACCTGCCGACCGTGCGCGACCACCTGGAGCTGGGCGAGCTGCTCGATGCGATCGACATGGAGCGCGGCGCGAAGGTGTCCGGCGCCCGGTTCTACTTCCTGCGCGGGGTCGGCGCGTTGCTGCAGCTCGCGCTGTTCCAGTGCGCGCTGGCGCAGGCGGTGGAGTACGGGCTGACGCCGATGATCACGCCGTCGCTGGTGAAACCGGGGACGATGGAGGGCACCGGTTTCCTCGGCGCGCACGCCAGCGAGGTCTACCGGCTGGAGGCCGACGACCTCTACCTGGTGGGCACCAGCGAGGTGCCGCTCGCGGCGTACCACAGCAACGAGATCATCGATCTGGCCGAGCCGAAGCGGTACGCGGGCTGGTCGTCCTGCTACCGGCGGGAGGCCGGCAGCTACGGCAAGGACACCCGCGGCATCATCCGGGTGCACCAGTTCGACAAGATCGAGATGTTCTCGTACTGCCGGCCCGAGCAGGCGGCCGACGAGCACCTGCGGCTGCTGGCCTGGCAGGAGGAGATGCTCGGCAAGATCGAGGTGCCGTACCGGGTGATCGACACCGCGGCGGGCGACCTCGGCAGCAGCGCGGCCCGCAAGTACGACATCGAGGGCTGGGTGCCGAGCCAGCAGCGTTACCGCGAGCTGACGTCGACGTCGAACTGCACCACGTTCCAGGCCCGCCGGCTCGGCGTCCGGTACCGGGGTGACGACGGCAAGCCGCAGGTCGCGGCGACGCTGAACGGCACGCTGGCCACGACCCGGTGGCTCGTCGCGATCCTGGAGAACCACCAGCAACCGGACGGTTCGGTGCGGGTGCCGAAGGCGCTCCAGTCGTACCTCGGTCGCGACGTGCTGACCCCGGTGCGCCCCTGA
- a CDS encoding OsmC family protein — MPVRKASAEWRGGLQDGAGRVALGSGAYEGDYSYKSRFGDGSGGTNPEELIGAAHAACFSMALSNMLATDNHPPTAVQTTAEVTIRPEDGQPTITSIALHTVGTVPGITAEQFAEYAEKAKAGCPVSRALTGTTITLDTQFSS; from the coding sequence ATGCCGGTACGGAAGGCTTCTGCCGAGTGGCGGGGCGGGTTGCAGGACGGCGCGGGTCGCGTCGCGCTGGGCAGCGGTGCGTACGAGGGCGACTACTCGTACAAGTCGCGGTTCGGCGACGGTTCCGGCGGGACGAACCCGGAGGAGCTGATCGGCGCCGCGCACGCCGCGTGCTTCTCGATGGCGCTGTCGAACATGCTCGCCACCGACAACCACCCGCCCACCGCGGTGCAGACCACCGCCGAGGTGACCATCCGGCCCGAGGACGGCCAGCCGACGATCACCTCGATCGCGCTGCACACCGTCGGCACGGTGCCGGGGATCACCGCCGAGCAGTTCGCCGAGTACGCGGAGAAGGCCAAGGCCGGCTGCCCGGTCTCCCGCGCCCTCACCGGCACCACGATCACCCTGGACACCCAGTTCTCGTCCTGA
- a CDS encoding alpha/beta hydrolase: MAEQRDILSRPGPQPDVTMRYGELPDQVVDGWLPARGAGQLVLVLHGGYWRHDVDRGYLASLAADFARRGYAVACPEYRRTGDGGGWPATFTDVAAALDATPALLAAAAPGRVEPGPAVYAGHSAGGHLALWGALRHRLPPGAPGRRDTAPPVRGVLGLAPVCDLAETYRRGLDLGAAGALMGGGPGKHPDRYAAADPAALPAPEVPTVLLQGPSDGRVPIVLTRDYAGRHGLRLIELDGADHFAVVDPAAPAWPRVLTALTSLARPGNDRPASRTETPA; encoded by the coding sequence ATGGCCGAGCAACGGGACATACTGTCACGTCCCGGCCCGCAACCGGACGTGACGATGCGGTACGGGGAGCTGCCCGACCAGGTGGTCGACGGCTGGCTGCCGGCGCGCGGGGCCGGGCAACTCGTGCTCGTGCTGCACGGCGGGTACTGGCGGCACGACGTCGACCGCGGCTACCTGGCGTCGCTTGCCGCCGATTTCGCCAGGCGGGGCTATGCGGTCGCCTGCCCGGAGTACCGGCGAACCGGCGACGGCGGCGGCTGGCCCGCCACGTTCACCGACGTCGCCGCGGCGCTGGACGCCACGCCGGCGCTGCTCGCCGCCGCCGCGCCGGGCCGTGTCGAGCCGGGCCCGGCCGTGTACGCGGGGCACTCGGCCGGCGGTCACCTGGCGCTGTGGGGGGCGCTGCGGCACCGCTTGCCGCCCGGCGCGCCCGGCCGCCGGGACACCGCCCCGCCGGTACGCGGGGTGCTGGGGCTGGCGCCGGTCTGCGACCTGGCCGAGACGTACCGGCGCGGCCTCGACCTCGGTGCCGCCGGCGCGCTGATGGGCGGCGGTCCAGGCAAGCATCCGGACCGGTACGCCGCGGCCGATCCGGCAGCACTGCCGGCCCCGGAGGTACCGACGGTGCTGCTGCAGGGACCGAGCGACGGCCGGGTGCCGATCGTGCTGACCCGGGACTACGCCGGCCGGCACGGGCTGCGGCTGATCGAGCTGGACGGCGCGGACCATTTCGCCGTGGTCGATCCGGCCGCGCCGGCCTGGCCCCGGGTACTGACGGCGCTCACCAGCCTGGCCCGCCCCGGCAACGACCGGCCCGCCTCCCGCACCGAAACCCCAGCCTGA
- a CDS encoding SecDF P1 head subdomain-containing protein codes for MVALVVCLLLVVGGAGLSGYLLYHAARDDDRGWPASWHTAAFTVSGDDSTRVDAGRLLALLAGTGTRYEVHGDRIVLAVPPARAAALPRLRSLMPVRTELSVRPVLDVTSPSPGCTPGDPPACDRSGQRYRLGPPVLSGREVTGVRTGTDPETGWSVTVRFSAAGQRAISDATSRYAGQQWAIVMAGAVLSAPEVPGPVSGPLQVSDGSDLGQMRRIAAAFRLGRHPVTIRAA; via the coding sequence GTGGTGGCCCTGGTGGTGTGCCTGCTGCTGGTCGTGGGTGGTGCCGGACTGTCCGGCTACCTGCTCTACCACGCGGCCCGGGACGACGATCGGGGCTGGCCGGCGAGCTGGCACACCGCCGCGTTCACCGTCAGCGGCGACGACTCGACCCGAGTGGACGCCGGCAGGCTGCTGGCCCTGCTCGCCGGCACCGGCACCCGGTACGAGGTGCACGGCGACCGGATCGTCCTCGCCGTCCCGCCGGCGCGGGCCGCGGCGCTGCCCCGGCTGCGTTCACTGATGCCGGTGCGTACCGAGCTGTCGGTGCGGCCGGTGCTCGACGTCACCAGCCCGTCGCCCGGCTGCACCCCCGGCGATCCGCCCGCCTGCGACCGGTCCGGGCAACGGTACCGGCTGGGCCCGCCGGTGCTGTCCGGCCGCGAGGTGACCGGCGTGCGCACCGGTACCGACCCGGAAACCGGCTGGTCGGTGACGGTCCGGTTCAGTGCCGCCGGGCAGCGGGCGATCAGCGACGCGACCAGCCGGTACGCCGGGCAACAGTGGGCGATCGTGATGGCCGGCGCGGTGCTGTCCGCGCCGGAGGTACCCGGGCCGGTCTCCGGCCCGCTGCAGGTGTCGGACGGATCGGACCTGGGGCAGATGCGTCGGATCGCGGCGGCCTTCCGGCTCGGCCGGCATCCGGTCACGATCCGCGCCGCCTGA
- a CDS encoding HAD family hydrolase — protein sequence MDGTLVRSDGTVSDRSHEVLARLRANGVVLVGATGRGPRLIELTMRDLGPADYLVLAQGAHIYDIGGPLPVLLHAMTVPGASIARAVALVEAEIGPVQLAVEAGTAVNSPLWTDVGFAWPYPEPTETRPRAETLHGPLVKAFLMAETMSLDDLLAVCRRVIPPQLCEASSSGGMVELAPHGATKATGLAFVTEALGIDPGDVLVFGDMPNDVPMFAWAGHGVAVAGAHREVLAIADEVTGSDDEDGVATYLERLLDG from the coding sequence ATGGACGGCACCCTGGTGCGCTCCGACGGTACGGTCAGCGACCGGTCGCACGAGGTGCTCGCGCGGCTGCGTGCCAACGGCGTCGTCCTGGTGGGCGCGACCGGTCGGGGCCCCCGGCTGATCGAGCTGACCATGCGCGATCTCGGCCCGGCCGACTACCTGGTGCTCGCCCAGGGCGCGCACATCTACGACATCGGCGGCCCGCTGCCGGTGCTGCTGCATGCGATGACGGTGCCGGGTGCGTCGATCGCGCGGGCGGTCGCGCTGGTGGAGGCCGAGATCGGGCCGGTGCAGCTGGCCGTCGAGGCCGGCACCGCGGTCAACTCTCCACTGTGGACGGACGTGGGCTTCGCCTGGCCGTACCCGGAGCCGACCGAGACCCGGCCGCGGGCCGAGACGCTGCACGGTCCGCTGGTCAAGGCGTTCCTGATGGCCGAGACGATGAGCCTGGACGATCTGCTCGCGGTCTGCCGGCGGGTGATCCCGCCGCAGCTGTGCGAGGCCTCCTCGTCCGGCGGGATGGTCGAGCTGGCGCCGCACGGCGCGACGAAGGCGACCGGCCTGGCGTTCGTCACCGAGGCGCTCGGCATCGACCCCGGCGACGTGCTGGTGTTCGGTGACATGCCGAACGACGTGCCGATGTTCGCGTGGGCCGGGCACGGCGTCGCCGTCGCCGGCGCGCACCGCGAGGTGCTGGCGATCGCGGACGAGGTGACCGGCTCGGACGACGAGGACGGCGTCGCCACCTACCTGGAGCGCCTGCTCGACGGCTGA
- a CDS encoding Hsp70 family protein produces MAEPLALSIDFGSSNTVALLRDAGGRSRTLLFDGSPLLPSAVFAAADGSLLVGRDAAHLSRDDPARFEPHPKRRIDDGTVLLGDREVPVVELVAAVLRRVADEARRVAGVLPPTVLTHPVAWGPARRGVLTEAARRAGLPVSGLVAEPIAAACYFTTVLGSRLVAGQGLAVFDFGGGTLDVAVVRPAGGRLVVAATGGLDTVGGIDIDAAIIGHLAGPIQRQAPDKWARLSTPRSPADLRDRALIWQDVRAAKEILSRASQAGVHVPGLPTATHLTRAEFEALAAPLVQAAVAETAATIGRSGTGAAELAGVFLVGGSSRIPLVGQALHRALTVAPTVLEQPETAVAEGALHSPGAPALSPRVARAMDRLDPGITVPQPEPAPAVPERRRRRWLPPVAAAAFLLAAGATAVILQPWEKFGASADPGDSPSADPNRAAGGAKTPSPGPSDPCPTNEQVQQSVSPDTNGGGGTTDGSNVAVHGDVVCAGGFAGVHVFGQNGGQATDPAVVVLQYKNGRWIQLVLGTSICEPGPGGGQPDWTKGQRVPDKVMKSVGCDPKYYN; encoded by the coding sequence GTGGCCGAGCCGCTCGCACTGTCCATCGACTTCGGCAGCTCCAACACCGTGGCGCTGCTGCGCGACGCCGGCGGGCGCAGCCGCACGCTGCTGTTCGACGGCTCGCCGCTGCTGCCGTCGGCGGTGTTCGCCGCGGCCGACGGCAGCCTGCTCGTCGGCCGGGACGCCGCCCACCTGTCCCGGGACGACCCGGCCCGGTTCGAGCCGCACCCGAAGCGGCGGATCGACGACGGGACGGTGTTGCTCGGCGACCGCGAGGTACCGGTGGTCGAGCTGGTCGCCGCGGTGCTGCGCCGGGTGGCGGACGAGGCGCGGCGGGTCGCCGGCGTCCTGCCCCCGACCGTACTGACACATCCGGTGGCGTGGGGCCCGGCGCGGCGGGGCGTGCTCACCGAGGCGGCGCGGCGCGCCGGCCTGCCGGTGTCCGGGCTGGTCGCCGAGCCGATCGCGGCCGCCTGCTACTTCACGACCGTGCTCGGCAGCCGGCTGGTCGCCGGGCAGGGGCTCGCGGTGTTCGACTTCGGCGGCGGCACGCTGGACGTCGCGGTGGTCCGGCCGGCCGGCGGCCGGCTGGTCGTCGCCGCCACCGGCGGGCTGGACACGGTCGGCGGCATCGACATCGACGCGGCGATCATCGGACACCTCGCCGGGCCGATCCAGCGGCAGGCACCCGACAAGTGGGCCCGGTTGTCCACTCCACGCTCCCCCGCCGACCTGCGCGACCGGGCGCTGATCTGGCAGGACGTCCGGGCCGCGAAGGAGATCCTGTCCCGGGCCAGCCAGGCCGGCGTGCACGTACCCGGCCTGCCGACCGCGACGCACCTGACCCGGGCCGAGTTCGAGGCGCTGGCGGCGCCGCTGGTGCAGGCCGCGGTCGCCGAGACCGCCGCGACGATCGGCCGGTCCGGTACGGGGGCGGCCGAGCTGGCGGGGGTGTTCCTGGTCGGCGGCTCCAGCCGGATCCCGCTCGTCGGGCAGGCGCTGCACCGGGCGCTGACCGTGGCCCCGACCGTACTGGAGCAGCCGGAGACGGCGGTCGCCGAGGGCGCGCTGCACTCGCCCGGTGCGCCGGCGCTGTCCCCGCGGGTCGCCCGGGCGATGGACCGGCTCGACCCGGGCATCACCGTGCCGCAGCCGGAGCCGGCGCCGGCCGTACCGGAACGGCGGCGGCGACGCTGGCTGCCGCCGGTGGCCGCTGCGGCGTTCCTGCTGGCCGCCGGTGCGACCGCGGTGATCCTGCAACCGTGGGAGAAGTTCGGCGCCAGCGCCGACCCGGGCGACAGCCCCAGCGCCGACCCGAACCGGGCCGCCGGCGGTGCGAAGACCCCGAGCCCCGGCCCGTCGGATCCGTGCCCGACCAACGAACAGGTGCAGCAGTCGGTGTCACCGGACACCAATGGCGGCGGCGGTACGACGGACGGCTCGAACGTCGCGGTGCACGGCGACGTCGTCTGCGCCGGCGGGTTCGCCGGCGTCCACGTGTTCGGGCAGAACGGCGGCCAGGCGACCGACCCGGCCGTGGTGGTACTCCAGTACAAGAACGGCAGGTGGATCCAGCTCGTGCTCGGTACCAGCATCTGCGAACCCGGCCCGGGCGGTGGGCAGCCGGACTGGACGAAGGGCCAGCGGGTACCGGACAAGGTGATGAAGTCCGTGGGTTGCGACCCGAAGTACTACAACTGA
- a CDS encoding bacterial proteasome activator family protein — MTETPREQQQSDQAESRTVLVVGPDGRPVGAVDVDPAEADAAKDPASQIEQPAKVMRIGSMIKQLLEEVRAAPLDEAGRQRLKEIHARSIVELEEGLAPELREELDRLSLPFNDDATPTEPELRIAQAQLVGWLEGLFHGIQAALMAQQMAARMQLDQIRGGQRPALPAGQAGMMMPGVPGGEHPEPPNRTGQYL, encoded by the coding sequence ATGACCGAGACACCGCGCGAGCAGCAGCAGTCCGACCAGGCGGAGTCCCGCACCGTGCTGGTGGTGGGGCCGGACGGTCGGCCGGTCGGCGCCGTCGACGTCGACCCGGCCGAGGCGGACGCGGCGAAGGACCCGGCCAGCCAGATCGAGCAGCCGGCCAAGGTGATGCGGATCGGCAGCATGATCAAGCAACTGCTGGAGGAGGTCCGGGCCGCGCCGCTGGACGAGGCCGGCCGGCAGCGGCTCAAGGAGATCCACGCCCGGTCGATCGTCGAGCTGGAGGAGGGGCTGGCGCCCGAGCTGCGGGAGGAGCTCGACCGGCTGTCGCTGCCGTTCAACGACGACGCGACGCCGACCGAGCCGGAGCTGCGGATCGCGCAGGCGCAGCTGGTCGGCTGGTTGGAGGGGCTGTTCCACGGCATTCAGGCGGCGCTGATGGCGCAGCAGATGGCGGCCCGGATGCAGCTCGACCAGATCCGCGGCGGCCAGCGTCCGGCGCTGCCCGCCGGCCAGGCCGGCATGATGATGCCCGGCGTCCCCGGCGGCGAGCACCCCGAGCCCCCCAACCGCACCGGCCAGTACCTCTGA
- a CDS encoding MarR family winged helix-turn-helix transcriptional regulator, whose amino-acid sequence MSGRGALAVLLATAYQVTMAGLTEHLASAGHPGVRPAHGFVFLYLSNHPAATSVELGTYLGVTKQAGGQLVDELVRRGYVTREPHPSDRRARVLRLTERGWDCIERVVAYWDGVERRWATLVGPEQLDAARTALAAYVADAPDGIRPAW is encoded by the coding sequence ATGAGCGGCCGCGGTGCGCTGGCGGTGCTGCTGGCCACGGCGTACCAGGTGACGATGGCCGGGTTGACCGAGCACCTGGCGTCGGCCGGGCACCCCGGCGTCCGGCCGGCGCACGGCTTCGTCTTCCTGTACCTGTCGAACCATCCGGCGGCCACCTCGGTCGAGCTCGGCACGTACCTGGGGGTCACCAAGCAGGCCGGCGGGCAGCTCGTCGACGAGCTGGTACGGCGGGGATACGTGACGCGCGAGCCGCACCCGAGCGACCGGCGGGCACGCGTCCTGCGGCTGACCGAGCGGGGCTGGGACTGCATCGAGCGGGTCGTCGCCTACTGGGACGGGGTGGAGCGGCGCTGGGCCACGTTGGTCGGCCCGGAGCAGCTGGACGCCGCCCGGACCGCACTCGCCGCGTACGTCGCGGACGCACCGGACGGCATCCGCCCGGCCTGGTGA